The following are encoded together in the Pseudoalteromonas shioyasakiensis genome:
- a CDS encoding NADP-binding protein has protein sequence MSSENNKLVVLGAGWLGSALCVEAKELAWQVQGTHRSSEHEHDFQRQFALEGDVLKHDVSLGDAWWVCAIPPRSRSSESNYLATLQAGLELAKQLNCKGFILCSSTGVYPADNGHYGESTAINCQSARQQLLFDAEQLVLNAGGKVLRLAGLVGPGRDPGKFVAGKELSSSSQQVVNMVQQQDVIAAICSVLENWSSASSIYNVVNPAHPKKVDYYQQKCAEQGNQPPTFTSHDKGERIIDGSAIESLSFRYQAPI, from the coding sequence ATGAGTTCTGAAAATAATAAACTGGTCGTTTTAGGTGCAGGTTGGCTTGGTAGTGCGCTTTGTGTTGAGGCAAAAGAATTAGCGTGGCAAGTGCAAGGCACACACCGTAGTAGCGAGCACGAACATGACTTTCAGCGGCAGTTTGCGCTTGAAGGCGATGTACTTAAACATGATGTTTCACTTGGAGATGCATGGTGGGTATGTGCAATTCCACCGCGTAGTCGTAGTTCAGAAAGTAATTATTTAGCCACTTTGCAAGCAGGGCTTGAGCTTGCCAAGCAACTAAATTGCAAAGGCTTTATTTTATGTTCTTCGACGGGTGTTTACCCAGCTGATAATGGTCATTATGGCGAAAGTACAGCAATTAATTGCCAATCAGCGCGCCAGCAACTGCTATTTGATGCTGAGCAGTTAGTGCTAAATGCCGGTGGTAAAGTATTGCGTTTAGCGGGCCTTGTTGGTCCTGGGCGCGACCCAGGTAAGTTTGTTGCAGGTAAAGAGCTGTCTAGCTCAAGTCAGCAAGTGGTAAACATGGTACAGCAGCAAGATGTGATAGCGGCGATTTGTTCAGTACTCGAAAATTGGTCTAGTGCTAGCAGCATTTATAATGTGGTCAATCCGGCGCATCCTAAAAAAGTAGATTATTACCAACAAAAATGTGCTGAGCAGGGCAATCAGCCACCGACCTTTACTAGCCATGATAAAGGCGAGCGTATCATTGATGGCTCGGCGATTGAGTCACTGAGTTTTCGTTATCAAGCGCCTATTTAG
- a CDS encoding methyl-accepting chemotaxis protein has translation MLNNLSLRKKILLLIGGTISVLLIIASSFFVSHIADLSRQAIQREADSYLQSERLSMQGYFAKYGKVVQTFITNPHLVNWFDNWTERDQSLDNQPGYDSVNQDFVRISGNDDNILSAFFASATTGEYFKENERTATYNGQPYYAYKRGWWQDALKINKLYVGPISVDLTTGNASAVVQQPVYNKQNKLVGFGGVDLQLNNINDMVEEIRFNGQGFGFLLDGNQKVVHLSKRTGHKLSVTDEGPNGKEGLDALEKQFSDTSGFSELNRAMKSQKDGSSFVTFKGEQYYVVYNRLELETPYLDWYVGILIPTSMIDEPVNDAVMTTTTSVIIILAIIIAMIFWATQMITKPLTKLTYIMRDIASGDGDLTQKIEIKSNDEVGQLAHHMNTFIDKLRAMMLNTAAQAEQLSQAASQLKIVSQKTNDEIQQEKQQVDSVSAAVTEMASTVMEISRNAQHTNNAAEEVQTITVDGTKRSTQAQSVMTALASHIGEASKVVAGLEQESGNIGAVVDVINSIAEQTNLLALNAAIEAARAGEQGRGFAVVADEVRSLASRTQESTDDIRNMVSRLQQIAQQASTMMQQGQERAEGSVEQTQIVLQALQDIAQSVTNVQDQSHQIATSTEQQTVVAEDINNSLAAINHLVNSTADHAHELADEARDLNELAAALNKTVNQFKL, from the coding sequence ATGTTAAATAACCTCTCTTTACGTAAAAAAATATTACTACTCATCGGCGGGACGATAAGTGTACTACTGATCATCGCGTCTAGTTTTTTTGTTAGCCATATTGCTGACCTATCGCGCCAAGCTATTCAACGCGAAGCCGACAGCTATTTACAGAGTGAGCGACTTTCAATGCAAGGTTACTTTGCCAAATACGGTAAAGTGGTACAAACCTTCATTACAAATCCGCATTTAGTGAATTGGTTCGACAATTGGACTGAACGTGACCAAAGTCTTGATAACCAACCTGGATACGACAGCGTTAATCAAGATTTTGTGCGTATCAGTGGCAACGATGACAACATCTTATCAGCCTTCTTTGCATCAGCAACAACAGGTGAGTATTTCAAAGAAAACGAGCGCACAGCCACTTATAATGGCCAACCATATTACGCTTACAAACGCGGTTGGTGGCAAGATGCCTTAAAAATTAATAAGTTGTATGTTGGTCCTATTTCTGTGGATTTAACCACAGGTAATGCCTCTGCAGTTGTACAACAGCCTGTTTATAACAAACAAAATAAACTTGTTGGTTTTGGTGGTGTTGATTTACAGCTAAACAACATCAACGACATGGTTGAAGAAATTCGCTTTAATGGCCAAGGCTTTGGTTTCTTACTTGATGGTAACCAAAAGGTTGTGCACTTATCTAAGCGCACTGGCCACAAGCTATCTGTGACTGACGAAGGTCCGAATGGCAAAGAAGGCTTAGATGCCCTCGAAAAACAATTTAGCGACACATCAGGCTTTAGCGAATTAAACCGCGCGATGAAAAGCCAAAAAGATGGCAGCAGCTTCGTTACATTCAAAGGTGAGCAATATTACGTTGTATACAACCGCCTTGAGCTAGAAACCCCTTATCTTGATTGGTACGTGGGTATTTTAATTCCGACCAGTATGATTGATGAACCAGTAAATGATGCGGTGATGACAACCACAACCTCAGTGATCATCATTCTTGCGATTATCATTGCGATGATCTTCTGGGCCACGCAAATGATCACCAAGCCGCTGACTAAGCTAACTTACATCATGCGTGATATCGCATCAGGTGATGGCGATTTAACACAAAAAATCGAAATCAAGAGTAATGATGAAGTGGGCCAGCTTGCTCATCACATGAATACCTTCATCGATAAACTTCGTGCAATGATGCTTAATACTGCTGCGCAGGCTGAGCAACTAAGCCAAGCTGCGAGCCAGTTAAAAATTGTATCGCAAAAAACCAACGATGAAATTCAGCAAGAAAAGCAGCAAGTTGATAGTGTAAGTGCGGCAGTAACCGAAATGGCGTCTACAGTGATGGAAATCTCGCGTAATGCCCAGCACACCAATAATGCCGCTGAAGAAGTGCAAACCATTACCGTTGACGGTACGAAACGTTCTACTCAAGCTCAGTCAGTGATGACCGCCCTTGCAAGCCATATTGGTGAAGCGTCTAAAGTGGTTGCGGGTCTTGAACAAGAAAGTGGCAATATCGGTGCGGTAGTTGATGTTATCAACTCGATTGCAGAGCAAACTAACTTACTAGCACTGAACGCAGCAATTGAAGCAGCCCGTGCTGGCGAGCAAGGTCGAGGCTTTGCTGTTGTTGCTGATGAAGTTCGTTCATTGGCAAGCAGAACGCAAGAGTCTACGGATGATATTCGCAATATGGTCAGCCGCTTACAGCAAATTGCCCAGCAAGCGTCGACTATGATGCAACAAGGTCAAGAACGTGCTGAAGGCTCAGTTGAGCAAACACAAATTGTATTGCAAGCTCTACAAGATATCGCGCAATCAGTGACAAATGTGCAAGATCAAAGTCATCAAATTGCGACTTCGACTGAGCAGCAAACTGTGGTTGCAGAAGATATTAACAATAGCTTGGCAGCGATTAATCACTTAGTGAATAGCACTGCGGATCATGCCCATGAATTGGCGGATGAAGCACGTGATTTGAATGAATTGGCAGCCGCTTTAAATAAGACGGTGAATCAATTTAAGTTATAA
- a CDS encoding YqaE/Pmp3 family membrane protein, translated as MDLIRIILSVLIPPLGVFLQVGLGAQFWINILLTLLGYIPGLIHAVYIIAKR; from the coding sequence ATGGATTTAATACGTATTATTTTATCGGTTTTAATTCCACCACTTGGCGTATTTTTACAGGTAGGTTTAGGTGCGCAGTTCTGGATTAATATTCTTTTAACCTTATTAGGGTACATTCCAGGTTTGATTCATGCTGTGTATATCATCGCTAAGCGATAA
- a CDS encoding BON domain-containing protein: MNTFNKSMIAALVIGATSMSAQASSWENESKDAWIDGKAETVLLMNTNLNNFDINTDVTNGKVVLTGKVDSELDKELAEELVLSLDGVSSVDNKLTVVKNMKAKHMKSDKADSAESDLTDAKISTVITTRYLFNSEVGGTDIDVDTDMGVVTLKGTVESDAEKQLAVSIAENAEDVRKVIDELTIVAE, from the coding sequence ATGAACACTTTTAACAAATCTATGATTGCCGCTTTAGTAATTGGTGCAACTAGCATGTCAGCTCAGGCAAGCAGCTGGGAAAATGAAAGTAAAGATGCTTGGATTGATGGTAAGGCAGAAACTGTGCTTCTTATGAACACAAACCTTAACAACTTTGACATCAACACTGATGTAACGAATGGCAAGGTTGTACTTACAGGTAAAGTTGATAGCGAATTAGATAAAGAGCTTGCTGAAGAGCTAGTTCTTAGCCTAGACGGTGTTAGCTCTGTTGATAACAAACTAACTGTTGTTAAAAACATGAAAGCTAAGCACATGAAATCAGATAAAGCTGATTCAGCAGAAAGCGACTTAACCGACGCAAAAATCAGTACTGTAATCACGACACGTTATTTATTTAACTCAGAAGTTGGTGGTACAGACATCGATGTTGATACTGACATGGGTGTAGTAACACTAAAAGGTACTGTTGAGTCTGATGCAGAAAAGCAATTAGCGGTAAGCATTGCAGAAAATGCTGAAGATGTTCGCAAAGTAATCGATGAATTAACGATTGTTGCTGAATAA